A stretch of Methylogaea oryzae DNA encodes these proteins:
- a CDS encoding DUF4157 domain-containing protein, protein MSKSASLALQPAAPSASVKSSVLQRQSECRNPTLEADECGAFGSKHGVLQRKAMSQHPSIVVPSSVYEVLNSPGQPLDAATRVYMESRYAQDFSDVRVHTDGKAAESAQAVNALAYTVGKNVVFDSGQYAPNTAEGRRLMAHELAHVIQQRFTAPAVAPCLRIGDANDPAEAEADRLAQRVVAGQAASVGWACGAYLARSEKEPATFDEKILQRLKAKPKGNDAASQDAWQQSLRALFKSVPENLRNGLAKRLAPKSKDALGQYFRAQIADESLRAELLELLGLRTTVEAPSNPGPTAAAAKGKVPADSIAQRIQKGLFGAVLQELNGMSMAAMLKTLKDVQDANLESLMLHIDAANPLGEASKNRMAAAIGAVHMSRNGVTTGKLDALDDAMDKAALPEDQRALIRAILPALPGGAATRVHTYFEPANQSLPQGDGGKIVEKWSTAKAYRVLKDLPAKELETTLAQIDKSQLQALMMSSRQAEQYGEMKLEQLRQALYVAWVTRFPEERAKFDVGEEENPILKMSTGAKIFESITRSFRKLPGQGWERLKELLTPEAIAMMVGFTAAYVVSQTTPVGWVADIIVGGLIAATVLMVGREAIDIVKLLIAFSKKASGATSEQDLDQAAELLATAVSKAGVDIILAILFHKAGKAANLKPPGPRSPGLLEVMQKGGGKIKTTLLDTPATADYVTEGGMVIRMPVEQVPGNIMMMEGTSGGASAPRGGVGAPGKGAPAKGPVMEAAGKPAKNLPGKKLAAADAVAKKKPSSPGELLAEAKKVAANEEPAAAAEKPSAAEKTASAEPAAKPVAIDPKVAAKNRVLSQIADNQALKTQIYSEIQEAVQRGKQRLAPEERTALDRQKAQLAKEAENAAKEGTELQKQLAELEVSPYQKARAYSFSDAAAKEVIRRARGLDEMSGKKAQEPSIDHIVPIEEIVEFERYNDLFWDDQQAVLSRVDNLRLMEKVLNSSKGSRRWANWREGLRAYGKEVWEKMVQTEGELRRLIQEDIKARAAKRHR, encoded by the coding sequence ATGAGCAAGTCGGCTTCGCTAGCGCTACAACCCGCCGCACCATCGGCGTCGGTGAAATCCAGCGTTTTGCAACGCCAGAGTGAGTGCCGTAACCCCACGTTGGAGGCTGACGAGTGCGGGGCGTTTGGGAGTAAACACGGTGTGTTGCAGCGTAAGGCTATGTCGCAACATCCGTCGATAGTCGTTCCATCCAGCGTGTATGAGGTCTTGAACTCGCCTGGTCAGCCGCTGGACGCTGCGACCCGCGTTTACATGGAATCCCGGTACGCGCAGGATTTCAGCGATGTGCGTGTCCATACGGATGGAAAAGCGGCGGAATCGGCACAAGCGGTCAACGCTTTGGCCTATACGGTAGGCAAAAACGTGGTGTTCGATTCCGGTCAATATGCGCCCAATACAGCGGAAGGGCGGCGCCTAATGGCGCACGAGTTGGCTCATGTAATCCAGCAACGCTTTACCGCACCCGCAGTAGCGCCATGTTTACGTATCGGTGACGCCAACGACCCCGCCGAAGCGGAAGCGGATCGGTTGGCGCAGCGCGTGGTTGCCGGACAGGCAGCCAGCGTGGGGTGGGCATGCGGAGCATACCTTGCTCGCTCCGAGAAAGAGCCGGCGACCTTCGATGAAAAAATACTGCAACGCCTGAAAGCCAAGCCCAAAGGTAACGACGCCGCCAGCCAGGATGCTTGGCAGCAAAGCCTGCGCGCCTTGTTCAAAAGCGTCCCTGAGAACTTACGGAATGGATTGGCGAAGCGGCTTGCACCGAAAAGCAAGGACGCTTTGGGCCAGTATTTCCGGGCTCAAATCGCCGACGAATCGTTGCGCGCCGAATTGTTGGAGTTGCTAGGGCTGCGCACCACTGTCGAGGCGCCCAGCAACCCTGGCCCTACCGCCGCTGCCGCCAAGGGTAAAGTTCCGGCCGATTCGATCGCGCAACGAATACAGAAGGGGCTGTTCGGCGCGGTATTGCAGGAGCTCAACGGCATGTCGATGGCGGCGATGTTGAAGACGCTCAAAGATGTGCAGGACGCGAACCTTGAATCGCTGATGCTGCATATCGATGCCGCCAACCCGCTCGGGGAGGCAAGCAAGAACCGGATGGCGGCTGCTATCGGCGCTGTGCACATGAGCCGCAATGGCGTTACCACCGGCAAGTTGGACGCGCTAGACGACGCCATGGATAAAGCCGCGTTACCCGAGGACCAGCGCGCACTGATCCGCGCCATTTTGCCGGCTTTGCCCGGCGGGGCGGCCACTCGTGTGCACACGTATTTTGAGCCGGCCAACCAATCCTTGCCGCAGGGGGATGGCGGGAAGATCGTCGAGAAATGGTCCACTGCCAAAGCCTATCGCGTACTCAAGGATTTGCCGGCCAAGGAGCTGGAAACTACCCTCGCGCAGATAGACAAGAGCCAGTTGCAGGCGCTGATGATGAGCTCGCGCCAAGCGGAGCAATACGGTGAGATGAAGTTGGAGCAACTGCGGCAAGCGCTGTATGTCGCGTGGGTAACGCGCTTCCCCGAGGAACGAGCCAAATTCGACGTCGGCGAAGAGGAAAACCCCATATTAAAAATGTCCACGGGCGCCAAAATCTTCGAGTCCATCACCCGGTCTTTCCGCAAACTGCCCGGTCAGGGTTGGGAGCGGCTCAAAGAGCTGCTGACCCCCGAGGCCATCGCGATGATGGTTGGGTTTACTGCCGCTTACGTCGTTTCACAGACCACGCCGGTGGGGTGGGTCGCCGACATCATCGTTGGGGGATTGATTGCCGCCACCGTATTGATGGTCGGGCGTGAGGCCATCGACATTGTCAAACTGCTCATCGCCTTTTCCAAAAAAGCCTCCGGCGCGACTTCGGAACAGGATCTCGATCAAGCCGCCGAATTGTTGGCCACAGCGGTCAGCAAGGCCGGCGTCGACATCATCCTGGCGATACTGTTCCACAAAGCCGGCAAAGCGGCCAATCTCAAGCCGCCGGGGCCCCGTTCCCCCGGATTGTTGGAGGTCATGCAGAAAGGCGGCGGCAAAATCAAAACCACCTTGTTGGACACGCCCGCTACGGCGGATTACGTGACGGAGGGCGGTATGGTGATCCGCATGCCGGTTGAGCAAGTTCCGGGAAACATCATGATGATGGAGGGGACTTCAGGCGGTGCCAGTGCGCCTAGGGGAGGCGTTGGAGCCCCTGGCAAGGGCGCCCCCGCAAAAGGGCCTGTCATGGAAGCGGCCGGCAAGCCAGCTAAGAACTTGCCCGGTAAAAAACTCGCTGCCGCAGATGCAGTGGCCAAGAAAAAGCCCTCCTCTCCTGGCGAATTGCTGGCCGAAGCGAAAAAGGTCGCCGCCAACGAGGAGCCCGCCGCAGCGGCGGAAAAACCTTCTGCCGCCGAAAAAACCGCATCGGCTGAACCTGCCGCTAAGCCGGTGGCTATAGATCCCAAGGTTGCCGCCAAAAACCGTGTTTTGTCGCAAATCGCCGACAACCAAGCGCTTAAAACCCAGATTTACAGCGAGATTCAGGAGGCGGTGCAACGCGGCAAACAGCGTTTGGCCCCGGAGGAAAGGACGGCATTGGACCGTCAGAAAGCCCAACTGGCCAAAGAGGCGGAAAATGCTGCGAAAGAGGGGACCGAGCTACAGAAACAGCTCGCCGAACTGGAAGTTAGTCCTTACCAAAAAGCCCGCGCTTACTCGTTTTCGGATGCAGCGGCCAAGGAGGTGATCCGTAGAGCTCGGGGCCTGGACGAAATGTCCGGGAAGAAAGCCCAGGAACCCAGCATCGACCATATCGTACCCATCGAAGAAATCGTCGAATTCGAGCGTTACAACGACCTGTTTTGGGACGACCAGCAGGCGGTTCTCAGCCGTGTGGACAATTTGCGGTTGATGGAAAAGGTACTCAACTCTTCCAAAGGCAGCCGGCGCTGGGCGAATTGGAGGGAAGGGTTACGGGCTTACGGGAAGGAGGTGTGGGAAAAAATGGTGCAAACCGAAGGCGAGTTGCGCCGCCTGATCCAGGAAGACATCAAGGCTAGGGCGGCTAAGAGGCATCGCTGA
- a CDS encoding ATP-binding protein codes for MSAATWQENNNRYLAASLHWLRLKLQQPGAEAKPAEQSAAGLFGLGKSASAGKTKGAPTAQQLKQAAEERDKAAAVDPKPALLFLAQQFRLSAFERDTLLLCAAMELDPALADLCAKAQGGAGRNYPTFGLALSAFDDPAWDALSAERPLRYARLLEINQPGATPLIASPLRADERIVNFIKGLNVLDDRLGILLSPADAAAALADSQQALVDAVLQRLRQSAAESVLPVVQLVGSDGDSKLAVAGRIATALGRRLYRAAAAELPAAMADNETLTRLWQRESLLLPVALYIDADNLDAGPGEGAAVQRFLARESGVVLLGVRDAPLRISSASFAVNVDKPTAAEQRDAWFALLQPAVPAAQADEAAHRLAGQFDLSLHDIQTAAAAAKAEQGNRAPADDLWSRCRELTRPRLDALAQPLVPKAIWDDLVLPEESAKLLRQIAGQVRGRHKVYEDWGFSSRMNRGFGISALFSGESGTGKTMAAEVIANDLRLNLYRIDLSAVVSKYIGETEKNLRKLFDAAEQGGAILFFDEADALFGKRSEVKDSHDRYANIEINYLLQRMEAFRGLAILATNMKSALDTAFMRRLRFVVNFQFPGVQERKLIWQKALPPQTPQESLDFDRLARLNLTGGNIHSVALNAAFQAAAAGLPVSMGLMLDAARSEMRKLDKPVNEAEFRLLDAVKGRP; via the coding sequence ATGAGCGCCGCAACCTGGCAGGAAAACAACAACCGCTACCTGGCGGCATCCCTGCATTGGCTGCGCTTGAAGCTGCAACAGCCGGGGGCGGAGGCCAAACCGGCGGAACAAAGCGCTGCCGGCCTGTTCGGTTTGGGCAAGTCGGCCAGCGCCGGCAAGACCAAGGGCGCGCCCACCGCGCAACAGCTCAAACAGGCCGCCGAGGAGCGAGACAAAGCCGCCGCGGTGGATCCCAAGCCGGCCCTGCTGTTCCTGGCGCAGCAATTCCGCCTGTCCGCCTTCGAGCGGGACACTTTACTGCTGTGCGCGGCCATGGAATTGGACCCGGCTCTGGCCGACCTTTGCGCCAAAGCCCAAGGCGGCGCGGGGCGCAACTACCCCACTTTCGGCCTGGCCCTGTCGGCATTTGACGATCCGGCCTGGGACGCCCTGTCGGCGGAACGGCCGCTGCGTTACGCCCGTTTGCTGGAAATCAACCAGCCCGGCGCCACGCCGCTCATCGCCAGTCCGTTGCGGGCCGACGAGCGCATCGTCAATTTCATCAAGGGTCTCAACGTCCTCGACGACCGGCTGGGCATTTTGCTCAGCCCGGCCGATGCCGCCGCCGCCCTGGCGGATTCCCAGCAAGCGCTGGTGGATGCCGTCCTGCAACGCCTGCGGCAGTCGGCGGCAGAATCCGTTTTGCCGGTGGTGCAGTTGGTGGGAAGCGACGGAGACAGCAAGCTGGCCGTCGCTGGCCGGATCGCCACCGCCTTGGGACGCAGGCTGTACCGCGCCGCTGCGGCGGAGTTGCCGGCCGCCATGGCCGACAACGAAACCCTGACGCGTCTATGGCAACGGGAAAGCCTGTTGCTGCCCGTGGCGCTATACATCGATGCCGACAACCTGGACGCGGGACCCGGTGAAGGCGCCGCCGTGCAGCGTTTCCTGGCGCGGGAGTCGGGGGTGGTTTTGCTAGGGGTACGTGACGCGCCGCTCAGGATAAGCAGCGCCAGTTTTGCGGTGAACGTGGACAAGCCCACGGCCGCCGAACAGCGCGATGCTTGGTTTGCCCTGCTACAACCCGCCGTGCCGGCGGCGCAAGCCGACGAGGCCGCCCACCGCTTGGCCGGCCAATTCGATCTGAGCCTGCACGACATCCAAACCGCGGCCGCCGCGGCCAAGGCCGAGCAGGGCAACCGTGCTCCGGCGGACGATCTGTGGAGCCGCTGCCGCGAGCTGACGCGGCCGCGCTTGGATGCGCTGGCCCAGCCCCTCGTGCCGAAAGCCATCTGGGACGATCTGGTGCTGCCCGAGGAATCCGCCAAGCTGCTGAGGCAAATCGCCGGACAGGTGCGCGGCAGGCACAAGGTTTACGAAGATTGGGGGTTCTCCAGCCGCATGAACCGCGGTTTCGGCATCAGCGCGCTGTTTTCCGGCGAAAGCGGCACCGGCAAAACCATGGCGGCCGAAGTGATCGCCAACGACCTGCGGCTGAACCTCTACCGCATTGATCTCTCCGCCGTGGTCAGCAAATACATCGGCGAAACGGAAAAGAATCTGCGCAAGCTGTTCGACGCCGCCGAGCAGGGCGGCGCCATCCTGTTCTTCGACGAAGCCGACGCCCTGTTCGGCAAGCGCAGCGAGGTCAAGGACAGCCACGACCGCTACGCCAACATCGAGATCAACTACCTGCTGCAACGCATGGAAGCCTTCCGCGGCCTGGCCATTCTCGCCACCAACATGAAAAGCGCCCTGGACACCGCTTTCATGCGGCGATTGCGCTTCGTCGTCAATTTCCAATTCCCCGGCGTTCAGGAACGCAAACTCATCTGGCAAAAAGCCCTGCCGCCGCAAACGCCGCAGGAATCCCTGGATTTCGACCGCCTGGCCCGCCTCAACCTCACCGGCGGCAACATCCACAGCGTTGCGCTCAATGCGGCTTTCCAGGCGGCGGCGGCCGGCCTTCCGGTTTCCATGGGCCTCATGCTCGATGCCGCGCGCAGCGAAATGCGCAAGCTGGACAAGCCGGTCAACGAAGCCGAGTTTCGGCTGCTGGATGCGGTAAAGGGTCGGCCGTGA